The Lycium barbarum isolate Lr01 chromosome 12, ASM1917538v2, whole genome shotgun sequence genome includes a region encoding these proteins:
- the LOC132624379 gene encoding uncharacterized protein LOC132624379 — translation MVESSTIAATTSKSSGSTTTIDSNHPYYLHASDAPGMVLVNNLFDGRAKNKLGFITDTTPSDGSPDLQPWSRCNDMDENQRESYMSPFLSSDSSSFMVSNINQFKLGKQIQRTIGPSQRSRNSYPRFHNQRRHQQQQLRFYKQPQKFKRKKAKFNPNVSCTYYGKVGHVADDCYRLIWFPEDFQFTNEKDFQIGGNGALSTEEGENMTNNHAFTNTNNQSYNKEQYNQFIQMFKQMKVDEATNTTVGSEINTNATAVPGSLIEATHVGIISILPNFTLHNVLPFNEGHIFGKAKEGSLLVPASPKESSSSLSRNISSIFDVVPTISNSNYVDIPSISSSVSIPVCENATSNFNAKVKVVRSDNALELGKTEACLQFFNSNGIIHQTSCVATPQQNGVVERKHKHLLEMARALLFQSKVPITYWGHFSDSISSSQPSIPHPTSPVSPTVSISNSPIPISFNP, via the exons ATGGTTGAAAGTTCAACCATAGCTGCTACTACATCAAAATCAAGTGGTAGCACAACAACCATAGATTCAAATCACCCTTACTATCTTCATGCCTCTGATGCACCTGGTATGGTGTTGGTCAATAATCTCTTTGATGGAAGAG CTAAGAACAAGCTGGGCTTCATTACTGATACTACTCCATCTGATGGATCTCCAGATTTGCAACCTTGGAGTAGGTGTAATGATATG GATGAAAATCAGAGAGAATCATATATGAGTCCATTCCTTTCCTCAGATTCTTCTTCTTTTATGGTTAGTAACATCAACCAATTTAAACTTGGAAAGCAGATTCAGAGGACTATAGGCCCTTCACAGAGATCTAGGAATTCATACCCCAGGTTCCATAATCAACGAcggcatcaacaacaacaactgaGGTTTTACAAACAACCACAAAAGttcaaaagaaaaaaagcaaAGTTTAATCCTAATGTTTCTTGCACTTATTATGGAAAAGTGGGTCATGTTGCAGATGATTGTTACAGATTAATTTGGTTTCCTGAGGATTTTCAGTTCACAAATGAAAAGGATTTTCAAATCGGGGGTAATGGGGCCTTATCCACAGAAGAAGGTGAGAACATGACCAACAATCATGCATTTACTAACACCAACAATCAGTCTTACAACAAAGAGCAATACAATCAGTTTATTCAGATGTTTAAACAAATGAAGGTGGATGAGGCAACAAACACTACTGTTGGATCTGAAATCAACACAAATGCAACAGCTG TACCTGGATCATTGATTGAG GCCACTCATGTTGGAATCATTTCTATCCTTCCCAACTTTACTTTACACAATGTTTT ACCTTTCAATGAGGGTCACATATTTGGTAAAGCAAAGGAGGGTTCTCTACTTGTTCCAGCCAGTCCTAAGGAGTCTAGTTCCAGTCTCAGCAGAAATATTTCTAGTATATTTGATGTTGTTCCTACTATTTCTAATTCCAATTATGTTGATATTCCTAGTATTTCTAGTTCTGTTTCTATTCCAGTTTGTGAAAATGCAACTTCTAAT TTCAATGCCAAAGTAAAGGTAGTCAGATCAGATAATGCTTTGGAACTAGGAAAAACTGAAGCATGTTTACAATTTTTCAACTCAaatggaattattcatcaaacttcttgtgTAGCTACCCCGCAACAAAATGGAGTAGTTGAGAGAAAACACAAACATTTACTAGAAATGGCTAGGGCCTTGTTATTTCAGTCCAAAGTTCCTATTACCTATTGGGG ACATTTTTCAGATTCAATATCTAGTTCACAACCTAGTATCCCACATCCTACTTCTCCTGTTTCACCTACTGTTTCTATTTCTAATTCCCCAATCCCCATCAGTTTCAACCCCTAA